The region GCGCTTTCTCTGCGCACCATGTTCAACGATCCGACGGTGCTCGACATGGTCGGTCGAATCAATCAGTTGCCCGCCGCACCGAAGGTGTTCACTGACGTTCAACATCTTCTCAATAACCCAGAGAGCGATACCCGGCAGATTGCCGAATTGCTGGGCAGCGACCCGGCGCTGAGCGCCAAAATCATGCAGCTTGCGAACTCAGCCTGGTTCAACAGAGGTTCGCCGATCCACGATATCGGTAGCGCTATTACGCTTCTCGGCATGGATCAGGTGAAATTGCTGGTGCTGGCATCACACTGTTTTACCGATGCGAAAAGGGATCCTTTGGTCAGCGAATTACGCCGGGTCTCTCTTCTTGCCTCTTCACTCGCCGCCCGCATGACGGGCCATCAGGGGCTGGAATCCACCGCCGCGCTACTCGCGAATATTGCGAAGCTGATCCCCGAAATGAGCGAGATCGGTAGCGAAACAACCACATGTAATGCTATTCCCATGCATTCAGCAGTGGGCGCTTACCTGCTGGCAGTGTGGGGATTACCGCTGGAGATTGTCGAAATAGTGGCGGAGCAGGCCAAGCCCTCACGTTTCGCACATGATGCATTCGGAGCGTCTGGTGTGGTGCATGTCGCTGTGGCGTTGGCCAACAACAGCCCCCCCGATCGCGATTATCTTGAAAAAGCAGGCGTGCTTGACCAGCTCCCCTTATGGCAACAGATGCTCGCTAACCTACAGGACACACTTCATGACTGATACCGCCTTGCCCAGGGTGTTGTGCGTAGATGATGAACCTAACGTGCTCGCCGCGATGGAACGAAACCTGTTTGGCGAATTTGATGTGG is a window of Enterobacter sp. R4-368 DNA encoding:
- a CDS encoding HDOD domain-containing protein; the encoded protein is MQVMFVDDESRVLSGIERAIMLQDIDWECRFANSGPEALTMLEDTPADVVVSDMRMPFMDGAELLAQVRNRWPGTIRIILSGYSEPGATQRMLEVAHRFVSKPCDSATLIAIIESALSLRTMFNDPTVLDMVGRINQLPAAPKVFTDVQHLLNNPESDTRQIAELLGSDPALSAKIMQLANSAWFNRGSPIHDIGSAITLLGMDQVKLLVLASHCFTDAKRDPLVSELRRVSLLASSLAARMTGHQGLESTAALLANIAKLIPEMSEIGSETTTCNAIPMHSAVGAYLLAVWGLPLEIVEIVAEQAKPSRFAHDAFGASGVVHVAVALANNSPPDRDYLEKAGVLDQLPLWQQMLANLQDTLHD